A single genomic interval of Aliiroseovarius sediminilitoris harbors:
- a CDS encoding ZIP family metal transporter, with translation MDALSPIALGFLGSLAAGLMTAFGAAPILLGRVPSRATRDLSLGFAAGVMLAASFFSLIIPALDAAEPMFENGAAPAAIVSIAILLGMGAVALMNEKLPHEHFKTGREGPEAASLRRVWLFIIAITIHNFPEGLAVGVGFGSGGVEGGLPIAIGIGLQNAPEGLAVAVALLGEGYSKLRAWGIAALTGLVEPVGGLLGAGIITLSEPILPWGLAFAAGAMLYVISHEIIPETHRSGHQNKATLGLAIGLVLMLFLDVWLG, from the coding sequence TTGGACGCCCTTTCTCCGATCGCATTAGGATTTCTTGGCAGTCTCGCGGCGGGGCTGATGACTGCCTTTGGCGCGGCTCCCATTCTCTTGGGACGTGTTCCGTCGCGCGCGACACGCGACCTCTCGCTGGGGTTTGCCGCAGGTGTGATGTTGGCGGCGTCGTTCTTTTCTTTGATCATCCCAGCACTTGATGCTGCCGAACCGATGTTCGAGAACGGAGCGGCCCCTGCCGCGATTGTTAGTATCGCAATTTTGCTTGGCATGGGCGCTGTGGCGTTGATGAACGAGAAGCTACCGCACGAGCATTTCAAGACAGGGCGTGAAGGCCCTGAAGCGGCGTCGCTCCGACGGGTTTGGCTGTTTATCATCGCGATCACGATCCACAATTTCCCCGAAGGTCTCGCGGTCGGCGTGGGGTTCGGCTCTGGTGGTGTCGAAGGTGGGCTGCCTATTGCCATCGGTATCGGGCTTCAGAATGCTCCAGAGGGTCTTGCCGTCGCAGTTGCACTGTTAGGGGAAGGATATTCCAAACTTCGCGCATGGGGCATCGCAGCCCTGACCGGTCTGGTCGAGCCTGTTGGCGGCTTGCTGGGTGCGGGTATTATTACTTTGTCCGAGCCGATCTTGCCATGGGGGTTGGCCTTTGCCGCCGGGGCAATGCTCTATGTGATCAGTCACGAGATCATCCCAGAAACTCATCGCAGCGGACATCAGAACAAAGCGACCCTCGGTCTGGCAATTGGCCTGGTTCTGATGTTGTTTCTCGATGTCTGGCTGGGATAA